In the genome of Chrysoperla carnea chromosome 5, inChrCarn1.1, whole genome shotgun sequence, the window tgttcttttaaaagataattttgatcctaaaattttcagtccattttaatttaaactcttTGAAGCTGATATCTCCAGAAGAGTTATTCAGAAGCAATTTTAGCCGCGATTATCATCGTTTTCACTCAAATCAAATAAGcatatttcaaagttttcgtgACAAtcagaaataaacattttttaatgaagaaCTGAATTTCTGTTTGAACTCTATTCAGCGGACTTTAAAAAAGCGTCTGTTGGTTATTTATTCCGTCCAATTAACCACCTTAGAAAATTCCTATTTTCAAGTTCTTGTAATTTATAGTTacagttattaaatattattgtattgtatttttgaaaaaccaaaataacttaaataaaatgcaaatcCTAAAAAGAATTTACGGCAGGGAATTTGATTGAGtaaatcgtaattatttataactaaataaaaaaatgtatatataataactaaataaaaagtaatttttttaaaacctaaaaaaaatatgaggttgttagaaaaagtatgtatttttgaaatataacacaatttatttaaaaaaaactattatttgtatgttatttcaaacttttatacCACAAAAACGTAAAACTTCAGTTTAAAACCTCATAGTCGCAGCGGGATGAAAAAAAATGGTGCAGAAGAATAGACGAAATCAATTTCGTCTATCAATTCCATTTCATCAATGAATTCACACCACTCCTTTTCCCGAAGGAGTGaggttttaaaatacaattttactcacaaaataaattataatcgattaaaaaatgtaagtacttattaaatatatctaattatttttaagcgtaagtATTTTCCAACAATATAATCTCAGTCTCTTTggcaataaagaaaaattaacttaCGAGATAATTATGGACTCTTTCTCAAAAGTTTCTCAAAATAAAACCTTTcttaaaaacacatttatgtcctattaattaaaaaataaaaattaagcttgatttaatttaattctacgcagtgttattttacattattcaaTGTTTCCAATACGCAAGTTCCTCGTTTCAAAATCTTTGCTGAGATAATACTGAACTAAAAGGTTCGATTTATACACTCTACTGCCGATTGATTAAACTAAGGTTTTCTCGCAGAAAATGCAATCTCAATAAAATTACAACCAGTTTAAacctatttttttcatttcaataaatttacaaacaaaaaatcggcAGTAAAGGATAATTCGAATCTTAACTATGACTTACATGAGTCGGTAGtactgaaaaaatttaagtgttGCCGAAAAGGGATGAAAGTGGGTGATTAAACGAAAAGGgtgaaaagatatttttttaattgatctaGTTTGGAAAAAACAGAAATATAGGTTTTAAAGAGGGTTGAATAATTGGTAATTTTTTCCgtttaatatatgtttaatcCGATTAATTTCAATcttaattcaattgaatttttttaataagtttaatttaaagcCAAGGCGAGTTTGCAGCATTCTTTTTTGCAGCCACGAAAGTTTATTTCAAGATACTAAGAAGGAAATCATCCATTTTCGTCGGTTTGAAAAATATATGGTCAAGCCTCTTTCAGTTAAAATGTCCAACTCCTTGCAGTTCtagaaaaatcgtaatttttcgaCTTGTAAACGCTCCATAAATCcacaaaatgtatatttaataaattatgtaatcaCTCTTTATCAGCTCCttgattaaattgaaataatatcacCAAGTATGTTGTAACAGCTCCAGTGATCTGAAGaagaaacataattttcaattatattgcAATTTATGGTAAAAGCTAATTCTGTTCGGCTTTTGGTAGATACTAGTCGGTAGGAACATCGAATGTTCCTGACTTCTCAAACTATAATATTCGAGCAAGCTCGTTGTTGCTACTGGCAAGTATCTGGTAGAAACCGAAAACACTATAAATCAATTACACTTCATAGTTACCGCAGATATTAATCGTCGATCTAACGTACATAATCCACATGCTGTGAATTCAACCGTtctatgaattaattgtaatgaaaatatttccaactagaaaaacatgaaatgataattttaacaaaaattcattagtTTGGGGTATATCGTTTTTTTATCACCTCTTTCCTAAGTTTTTCATCCAAATTTGCGCAACACAGTAAATTACACACTTGGACTTTGGTTATTTTTGACTAAAACAATGATAAAAATCACATGTTAGTAAAATACGATGCATAGAAGAAAAATTCGGATACTCGTTTTGTTCGAACTggaaaaaaaagtgataaagaaagaggaaaattttgtcAGTCAACAAAGAAAAGTCAgttgaaaatggactaataaaaaatattgaaattggtAGGGCTGCCACTTATTCAGATTAGATTAGGAAACTCCAGAAACCGTGTAGTTTCTCCAGACTCCCGATACCAATATAAGTCCTCCAGAGTTCAGCAAATaaagagtttttttattatttttcgatgatataattatattatttttagtatttctcGACTTTCTGGTTGATCCCTCAACCTCCCGAAACTTTAAAGTGGCGTCCCTAAAAACTGATTACCTCATTTATAGCATCATTTGCtggttgtataataataaaaattcgtagGGAATGTATTCCAAtccataaaatttgtataatcgTAAACAAATGATCATTACGTCCCGTTATCTCTATTAACAAGAAATAAGGTGTTTCTATTAGATGTAATAAAcaacttattaaaataatctaaaaacaaaatcattgctattaataaattaattaacccTTTTTCctctgtttattaaaaaaagatcccctagatggcaggatatatttgtgcccccccccctagtgttgccatctagtggaactttttttaaccttcagaggaaaaaggctttCCAGCCTTCTATTCATTATACAAAAAGCTGTCTACATGGTTGCATAAACGTAGATGATTGACATAGTTACGATAATGATTTCATTGGTGTAATGACTAAAAAAGGGCTTAGGAACTCGTGAGAATTGTACTTACAAGAACACAAAATCCAAAACCTTCGTTTAATTGTATAACCGCTTCACATAAAGTACTATGCACTCGACATAATTGCAAAACATAATCTTTAgaattcgtaattaaattattttctgcaaaaaaaaacctaatgtcattaattttcctaaaaaaattgaCCCTCCGAAATTAAACTGACCtttgaaattaaacaaatcatcatttattttattattacgtgACAATAAATCGATAACACTACCCAAATGTCTTGGTTCCGTTGTCGACGATGTTGGTTTTACAGAAACTTTCCatgattgtttattatttttataatctgatatttttactttttctatttcatttattgctaaattttcatttaatctgTAAACAAATGTGAATTTTGGAACATaccttaaaaatacttttatgacATTCAAGGATTCAgagaaaaagaataaaatatactcCTACTGGCTTTGAAGAAGATAACTTTTGTATGGGAAAGTGTACAGCAAATTTCGCAGAATTATTCCCAAACATCTACAGGTAAGGTTCGAGCTCTTTTGAAAGATTTTCACAGTTTTTAGAAACTCAATCATTTGGGTAGATTTAGGGGATTCCGTTTCAATCACCATAGTGAAACACGATTACAAGTTTGTAATCTGTTCAGTACATTCTCGAATGCACAGGAAAGCAAGATTGGAATGAAAAAGAGCTAATGGCTTCTAATAGTATTGGTAGTGCTTAAAACTTTGCTCCGTTCAAAATCTTTGACTTTTTGAatctcaaataataaaaaatacccttatattttcaaatttgtatgcAAAAACGAAgtaaataagcgaaaaaaaatatgaaagctcACTTTTTAAACCGATATTCGATATGTTTCGCACCATGCGCATATTGTAATTCCAAAACCATAACCacataataacaacaataaaatggtaaataatttcGTACAACAAATTCACCTTCATTATTCATTTTAGCAAATCGCATCCATGCATATAAATCTATACCCAAAACGAATGTCACCAATAAAACTGTTCCactcaaataataataactaagaTTACGAAATTGCTTTACTCGTATTGGTGGCAAAATACTATcaatctaaaagaaaaaaaaatcatcatcaaacaATTAGGAAAAAAGTTTAAGGACGTTCTTCGGGAAGGACCCAAAAAAGTCTCGTTTCTTTAGGAaaatctttaaatcgtgtaaaagcattctcattaatgctcTTTCTTTATAAGCAAGTAAATTTTTGCATACCTCTTACGGTtaagtttttttactttaattgatttaattaccTGAACTAAACTTTCATAGAATTTTCGGATATTCGGTAAACGAAACGGTGCTCCAAATATTCCAAGACaagctaaaaaaaatatcgatgcaATATCAGCAACTGTAACAATACGTGCTGTACGTTCCTTCATACGAATTGAATTATTACCAGCCCATAAATCATTTAATACGCCTAAAGTGCC includes:
- the LOC123300425 gene encoding gustatory receptor for sugar taste 43a-like; this translates as MRTPTSLTEQMAITDGPIFYISRFLGLAPCSIEKKDGRKISFNLSAIFCIYSFTVATFGVVLGTLGVLNDLWAGNNSIRMKERTARIVTVADIASIFFLACLGIFGAPFRLPNIRKFYESLVQIDSILPPIRVKQFRNLSYYYLSGTVLLVTFVLGIDLYAWMRFAKMNNEGEFVVRNYLPFYCCYYVVMVLELQYAHDYKNNKQSWKVSVKPTSSTTEPRHLGSVIDLLSRNNKINDDLFNFKENNLITNSKDYVLQLCRVHSTLCEAVIQLNEGFGFCVLIILISCLLHLIETPYFLLIEITGRNDHLFTIIQILWIGIHSLRIFIIIQPANDAINESKITKVQVCNLLCCANLDEKLRKELEIFSLQLIHRTVEFTACGLCTLDRRLISAITGAVTTYLVILFQFNQGADKE